A single Cryomorphaceae bacterium DNA region contains:
- a CDS encoding UMP kinase codes for MKYKRILLKLSGEALMGDNSYGIDPKRISAYAEDIKKVVEAGVEVAIVLGGGNIFRGLGASDQGIDRVQGDHMGMLATVINGLAMQSVLEGMGVQTRLQSAIEMDKVAEPFIRRRAVRHLEKGRIVIFGGGTGNPYFTTDTAATLRAVEIEADVILKGTRVDGIYSADPEKDKNAVRYQNLTFKDVYEKGLNVMDMTAFTLSKENHLPIIVFDMNTAGNLEKVVRGENVGTLVEN; via the coding sequence ATGAAATACAAAAGAATTCTACTGAAACTGAGCGGAGAGGCCCTCATGGGGGACAATAGTTACGGCATTGATCCCAAGCGCATCAGTGCGTACGCTGAAGACATTAAGAAAGTTGTTGAAGCGGGAGTTGAGGTCGCCATTGTGCTCGGTGGAGGAAACATCTTCCGCGGACTTGGCGCATCGGACCAAGGGATTGACCGAGTACAGGGAGACCACATGGGTATGTTGGCTACGGTCATCAACGGATTGGCCATGCAGTCTGTGCTGGAAGGAATGGGCGTACAAACGCGCCTCCAGTCAGCCATTGAGATGGACAAGGTAGCCGAGCCGTTTATTCGACGCCGCGCCGTTCGCCACTTGGAAAAAGGACGTATTGTTATTTTCGGAGGTGGTACGGGCAATCCATATTTTACAACGGACACGGCAGCAACCCTGCGCGCCGTAGAAATTGAGGCAGATGTGATTTTGAAAGGAACGCGCGTTGACGGTATCTATTCAGCCGACCCGGAGAAGGATAAAAATGCTGTGCGCTATCAGAATTTGACCTTTAAGGACGTTTACGAAAAAGGATTGAACGTCATGGACATGACGGCCTTTACACTGAGCAAAGAGAACCACCTGCCCATCATCGTATTCGACATGAATACAGCCGGGAACTTGGAGAAAGTTGTCCGAGGGGAGAACGTTGGAACTCTAGTTGAGAACTAG
- the frr gene encoding ribosome recycling factor: protein MNEELDLIYDTTRESMDKSIVHLEKELLKIRAGRANPSMLSSIKVDYYGTETPLSQVANINTPDARTLTVQPWEKQMIPEIEKAIINGNLGFNPQNNGESVIINIPPLTEERRKDLVKQARAEAEHAKVGIRNARKEANDEIKNLQNDGLSEDLAKDAEAEVQGITNAYNTKVDNHLERKEAEIMHV from the coding sequence ATGAACGAAGAACTCGATTTAATCTACGACACCACTCGCGAGTCCATGGACAAGAGCATTGTCCACTTGGAAAAAGAGCTATTGAAAATTCGCGCCGGCCGTGCAAACCCCAGCATGCTCAGCTCCATCAAGGTGGATTACTACGGCACAGAAACGCCCCTTTCTCAGGTGGCCAACATCAACACCCCTGATGCGCGTACGCTGACCGTACAACCTTGGGAAAAGCAGATGATTCCAGAGATCGAAAAAGCCATTATCAATGGCAACCTCGGTTTCAATCCCCAAAACAATGGTGAGTCCGTGATCATCAACATTCCACCTCTAACGGAAGAGCGACGTAAAGACTTAGTCAAGCAAGCTCGCGCTGAGGCGGAGCATGCCAAAGTGGGGATTCGGAATGCGCGAAAAGAAGCGAATGACGAGATCAAGAACTTGCAAAACGATGGCCTTTCAGAAGATTTGGCCAAAGATGCAGAAGCCGAAGTTCAAGGCATTACCAATGCCTACAACACCAAGGTCGACAACCATCTCGAGCGTAAGGAAGCAGAAATAATGCACGTTTAA
- a CDS encoding carboxypeptidase-like regulatory domain-containing protein produces the protein MKPLLTFLLIALTYSLSAQQMAAYVVDDESNERLAFVHITFDDTRRGTVTDIDGRFWLDEPLPKTLTLSFVGYETKTVSVPQDLSGKKPFIVRMTAENFLINEVELVANENPAHRIVRKAVDFKDENKPTNYPSFSYDSYSKFLITLDLDSLEVPEVPLTREDSSNLEVKEFSEKQHLFIMENISERQYIKGKRDNERVIASRISGLQSPNFVVLANEFQSFSFYDDYITVLGDDYLNPIAKGSIKRYVYELQDTIYTAQGDSVFVIAYQPSVRANIIGLKGVVYINSDKYAISNVIAEPALENTEFPIKIQQMYERVDGEHWFPTQLNTDIVPPIEANGIVPKAIGRSYLMDIKINPDLEKRKIPNTAVTLEGKAGKRDDEFWAPYRIDSNLTDKEQETYRVLDSIGKAENIDTKLKAFQSILTGRWPIGPISLDLDRIIQVNSYEAVRLGLGVHTNEKFSDRFTVGGFWGWGFRDGAAKYGFDGEYTLSKAKDLKIGYDYSYDTPESGGVPFYVEGRKLLINDYRALTIRQVDIASRHNAYVAVRPLSNMKMRLFGQWERRITVGDYQYLGDVTDSTSGSRAFNYTEAGVSIQWAPKDRYMQTQFGYVTIDKTYPIYTLQVARGLEGVWGSDFDYWRVDAKLEQRWRIRHLGDLYLTLTGGWAGGDLPYSRLYAGWYNGPNFASDNNSFETMQRNEFLSDRYAQIILRHNFGRMFKKEDNNAAFWIVTKAAWGDAENPERHLNIGNQTMDQGFFESGVEFTQLFNNLGFGAYYRYGPYGKSDFWENWALRLNYRFFWQE, from the coding sequence ATGAAACCTCTACTCACCTTCCTCCTAATCGCTTTGACCTACTCCTTGTCTGCGCAGCAAATGGCTGCCTACGTGGTCGACGACGAATCCAACGAACGACTTGCTTTCGTTCACATCACCTTCGATGATACTCGACGTGGAACCGTAACCGATATCGACGGTCGCTTTTGGTTGGACGAGCCCCTTCCCAAGACCCTGACCCTCTCCTTTGTCGGATACGAAACTAAAACCGTCTCTGTACCACAAGACCTCAGCGGAAAGAAGCCTTTCATCGTAAGGATGACCGCAGAGAACTTTCTCATCAACGAGGTCGAACTGGTCGCCAACGAAAATCCAGCGCACCGCATTGTCCGGAAGGCGGTAGACTTCAAGGATGAAAACAAACCGACCAATTACCCCTCCTTCTCCTATGACTCTTATTCCAAGTTTTTAATCACCCTCGATCTCGATTCACTGGAGGTTCCTGAGGTCCCCTTGACCCGAGAAGACAGCAGTAATTTAGAGGTGAAAGAGTTTTCCGAAAAGCAGCACCTCTTCATTATGGAGAACATCAGTGAGCGGCAATACATCAAAGGGAAAAGAGATAACGAGCGGGTGATCGCGTCTCGCATTTCCGGACTGCAAAGCCCTAATTTTGTGGTGCTCGCCAACGAGTTCCAGAGCTTTAGCTTCTACGACGACTACATTACCGTTCTCGGGGATGACTACCTCAACCCCATCGCAAAGGGGTCCATCAAGCGCTATGTTTACGAGCTTCAAGACACCATTTATACGGCTCAAGGAGATAGCGTTTTCGTGATCGCTTACCAACCCTCCGTACGGGCCAATATCATTGGTCTCAAAGGGGTGGTATACATCAATTCTGACAAGTACGCCATCTCCAATGTGATTGCGGAACCCGCTCTAGAGAATACCGAATTCCCCATCAAAATCCAGCAAATGTACGAGCGGGTAGATGGCGAACATTGGTTTCCAACTCAACTGAACACGGACATTGTGCCACCCATTGAAGCGAACGGAATTGTCCCCAAAGCCATTGGGCGGAGTTACTTGATGGACATCAAAATCAATCCAGACCTCGAAAAGCGGAAGATTCCGAACACGGCAGTCACTTTGGAAGGAAAAGCGGGCAAACGCGATGACGAATTCTGGGCTCCTTACCGCATCGACAGTAATTTGACCGACAAAGAGCAGGAGACCTATAGGGTGCTCGACTCCATTGGAAAGGCAGAAAATATCGATACCAAGCTGAAGGCCTTTCAGTCCATCCTAACCGGACGTTGGCCTATTGGCCCCATCAGTCTGGATCTGGACCGCATCATCCAAGTAAACAGCTACGAAGCCGTTCGGCTCGGCTTAGGTGTGCACACCAACGAAAAATTCAGTGACCGCTTCACCGTCGGTGGCTTTTGGGGATGGGGTTTCCGCGACGGCGCCGCTAAATACGGGTTTGACGGGGAGTATACCCTCAGCAAAGCCAAGGATCTCAAAATTGGGTATGACTACTCGTATGATACGCCCGAGTCGGGAGGAGTTCCTTTCTACGTCGAAGGGCGGAAACTGCTCATCAACGACTATCGCGCCCTGACCATCCGACAGGTCGATATCGCCTCTCGCCACAACGCCTATGTGGCCGTACGCCCACTGAGTAATATGAAAATGCGACTCTTTGGACAATGGGAACGCCGCATTACAGTGGGGGATTACCAATACCTCGGGGACGTCACCGATTCCACCAGCGGATCGCGTGCCTTTAACTATACCGAAGCGGGGGTTTCCATTCAATGGGCGCCAAAAGACCGCTACATGCAAACCCAATTCGGGTACGTCACCATCGACAAAACCTATCCCATTTACACCTTGCAAGTTGCGCGGGGTCTGGAGGGAGTTTGGGGCAGTGACTTCGACTATTGGCGCGTCGATGCCAAATTGGAGCAGCGCTGGCGCATCCGTCATTTAGGCGATTTATACCTCACCCTTACGGGTGGATGGGCCGGTGGCGATCTTCCCTACTCTCGCCTCTATGCCGGCTGGTATAATGGGCCCAACTTCGCCAGCGACAACAACTCATTCGAAACCATGCAGCGAAACGAATTCCTCAGCGATCGCTACGCACAAATTATTCTCCGACACAACTTCGGCCGCATGTTTAAGAAAGAGGACAACAACGCCGCCTTTTGGATTGTCACCAAGGCAGCCTGGGGAGATGCGGAGAATCCGGAGCGTCACTTGAATATCGGGAATCAGACCATGGACCAGGGCTTTTTTGAATCTGGAGTGGAATTTACCCAGCTCTTCAACAACCTCGGTTTCGGAGCTTACTACAGATACGGTCCATACGGGAAGTCAGACTTTTGGGAGAACTGGGCCCTGCGGCTGAATTACCGTTTTTTCTGGCAGGAATAA
- a CDS encoding MMPL family transporter: MWTFIARIILRNRITLLVAIGLITAFMGYQAQFVQMDYEYARLLPKDDTTNVGYENFKDIFGDEGNIIVVGIQDPNLREYQNFKQWNDLADTLAEQPGVTGTLILADALIIERNDSLQAFDVHPVMPEFPKDQAELDSLREVLLNLPFYRGILYNPETGATLMAISLEKDILNDKARVRVVNNLRRIIADFTEQTGLETHTSGFPYIRTVNAEKVQDEILMFVLMALLVTALILYLFFRSFRAMLFSMVVVVVAVVWSMGFIVLFGFKVSLLTALIPPLIIVIGVPNCIFLLNKYHQEYVKHGNQVKALSRVIHKIGNATLMTNATTASGFATFILTSSRVLVEFGILASVNIMAVFVLSLLLIPIIFSFAKPPKTRHVQHLERQWINKVVDWMLIRVQYKRTSIYVTTAILITAGIFGMLRMRKTGNLAEDLPQDAKLYQDLVFFEENFNGVLPFEIMIDTKRPNGVTSLTTMKRMDALQGVMSEKSELSRSLSIVDLAKFSKQAFYGGDTNFYTLPNSQDKNFIFSYVNRSNTEASSVKMLVDSTGRYARISANIADIGTREMDSLKRNLRPQIDSLFNPDRYDVTMTGTSVVFIMGTNYLVKNLVVSLALAIFLIALFMAWMFRSARMVIVSLIPNLIPLLLTAAMMGYFNIPIKPSTILVFSIAFGISVDDTIHFLAKYRQELKVRQWDIKESVLQALRETGVSMTYTSIVLFFGFSIFMASQFGGTKALGMLVSLTLLIAMLANLLLLPSLLLTLQKRITTRTFQEPLIDILDEEEDIDLDELVVRKEEESENNTTS, encoded by the coding sequence ATGTGGACGTTCATCGCTCGCATCATTCTGCGTAACAGAATTACCCTACTTGTCGCCATTGGGCTGATTACAGCCTTTATGGGATACCAAGCGCAATTTGTCCAAATGGACTACGAATACGCGCGCCTATTGCCCAAGGACGACACCACCAACGTGGGCTATGAGAACTTCAAGGATATATTCGGCGACGAGGGAAACATCATCGTCGTGGGTATCCAAGACCCCAACCTTCGGGAATATCAAAACTTCAAGCAGTGGAATGACCTCGCCGATACTTTGGCCGAACAGCCCGGTGTCACCGGTACGCTCATTCTAGCAGATGCCCTCATCATTGAACGGAACGACAGCCTTCAGGCCTTTGACGTTCACCCAGTGATGCCCGAATTCCCCAAGGATCAAGCAGAACTCGATTCCCTGCGCGAAGTGCTCTTGAACCTGCCCTTTTACCGAGGCATTCTCTACAACCCTGAGACCGGCGCTACGCTGATGGCCATCTCTCTGGAGAAGGACATCCTCAACGACAAAGCACGGGTTCGGGTGGTGAACAACCTCCGGAGAATTATTGCAGACTTCACCGAACAAACTGGCCTGGAAACCCACACCTCCGGCTTCCCTTATATCCGAACGGTCAACGCCGAAAAAGTCCAGGATGAAATCTTGATGTTTGTCTTGATGGCCCTCTTGGTCACGGCACTCATCCTCTACCTCTTTTTCCGATCCTTCCGAGCTATGCTCTTCAGCATGGTCGTTGTGGTGGTTGCCGTGGTCTGGTCCATGGGATTTATCGTCCTGTTCGGCTTCAAGGTATCGCTACTTACGGCGCTTATTCCGCCGCTCATTATTGTGATCGGGGTGCCTAACTGCATCTTCCTGTTGAACAAGTACCATCAGGAGTACGTGAAGCACGGCAATCAGGTAAAAGCGCTGAGTCGGGTGATTCACAAGATTGGGAACGCCACTTTGATGACCAATGCGACTACCGCTTCCGGTTTCGCGACCTTCATTCTTACGAGCAGCAGAGTGCTCGTTGAATTCGGTATTCTGGCATCGGTCAACATCATGGCTGTTTTTGTCCTTTCCCTCCTATTGATTCCCATTATCTTCAGTTTTGCGAAACCACCAAAAACGCGCCATGTCCAGCATTTAGAGCGCCAGTGGATTAACAAAGTTGTGGACTGGATGCTGATCCGGGTTCAATACAAGCGCACCAGTATTTACGTCACCACGGCGATTTTGATCACCGCGGGAATCTTCGGAATGCTGCGCATGCGCAAGACTGGAAACTTGGCTGAAGACCTGCCTCAAGACGCCAAGCTCTACCAGGACTTGGTCTTTTTTGAGGAGAACTTCAATGGAGTCCTTCCCTTCGAGATCATGATCGACACCAAGCGCCCCAATGGCGTGACTTCGCTCACCACCATGAAGCGTATGGATGCCTTGCAGGGAGTTATGTCCGAGAAGTCCGAGCTCAGCCGTTCTCTTTCCATTGTTGACTTGGCTAAGTTCTCCAAACAAGCCTTCTACGGAGGAGATACGAACTTCTACACCCTGCCCAACTCGCAGGACAAAAACTTCATTTTCTCGTACGTCAATCGCTCCAACACCGAAGCCAGTTCCGTCAAGATGCTGGTGGACTCGACCGGACGCTACGCGCGTATTTCCGCCAATATCGCGGATATCGGGACTCGCGAGATGGATTCACTCAAGCGAAACCTGCGACCTCAAATCGACAGCCTTTTCAACCCGGACCGATACGATGTGACCATGACGGGAACTTCGGTGGTCTTCATCATGGGAACCAACTACCTCGTGAAGAACCTAGTGGTTTCCCTGGCGCTGGCTATTTTCTTGATCGCCTTATTTATGGCCTGGATGTTCCGCTCGGCCCGTATGGTGATTGTGTCTCTGATCCCGAACTTGATCCCTCTACTCTTGACAGCGGCCATGATGGGCTACTTCAACATTCCCATCAAGCCTTCCACGATCTTGGTCTTCTCCATTGCCTTTGGTATTTCGGTAGACGACACCATCCATTTCTTGGCCAAATACCGACAAGAACTCAAGGTGCGCCAATGGGACATCAAGGAAAGTGTATTACAAGCCCTTCGCGAGACAGGCGTGAGTATGACCTACACCTCCATCGTGTTGTTCTTTGGTTTCAGCATTTTCATGGCATCCCAGTTCGGCGGAACCAAGGCCTTAGGTATGCTCGTGTCGCTCACTCTCTTGATTGCCATGCTGGCCAACTTGCTGTTGCTGCCCAGTCTGCTCTTGACCTTGCAGAAGAGAATCACGACCAGAACCTTCCAAGAGCCATTAATTGATATCTTAGATGAGGAAGAGGACATCGATCTCGATGAACTCGTCGTTCGCAAGGAAGAAGAATCCGAAAACAACACGACCTCATGA
- the rfbA gene encoding glucose-1-phosphate thymidylyltransferase RfbA, translating into MKGIVLAGGAGTRLHPLTLAVSKQLMPIFDKPMIYYPLSTLMMAGIKDILIISTPQDLPRFEHLLGDGSRIGCNFSYQVQEVPNGLAQAFVLGEEFIGDDSAALVLGDNIFYGARMGKLLVEHHDPDGGVVFAYHVSDPERYGVVEFDDQQNVISIEEKPVQPKSNFAVPGLYFYDNDVVEIAKNLEPSARGEYEITDINKIYLERGKLQVGILDRGTAWLDTGTFPSLMQAGQFVQVIEERQGLKVGCIEEIAWRNGFIDDAQLKEIAQPLMKSGYGQYLIQLLNRDF; encoded by the coding sequence ATGAAAGGAATTGTACTCGCCGGAGGCGCCGGCACCCGACTCCATCCCTTGACCCTTGCTGTGAGCAAGCAGTTGATGCCCATTTTTGACAAGCCGATGATTTACTATCCGCTGTCGACCTTGATGATGGCCGGGATCAAAGACATTCTTATCATTTCCACCCCGCAGGATCTACCCCGATTTGAACACCTACTGGGCGATGGATCACGCATTGGATGCAACTTCAGCTACCAAGTCCAAGAAGTCCCCAATGGACTGGCTCAGGCCTTTGTACTCGGCGAAGAATTCATCGGAGATGATTCAGCGGCCCTTGTATTGGGAGACAACATCTTCTACGGAGCGCGCATGGGTAAATTACTGGTGGAACACCACGATCCCGATGGAGGGGTGGTCTTTGCCTACCATGTTTCAGATCCCGAGCGCTACGGTGTGGTGGAATTCGACGACCAACAAAATGTCATTTCCATCGAAGAAAAGCCCGTTCAGCCCAAGAGTAACTTCGCGGTGCCTGGACTGTACTTCTACGACAACGACGTAGTGGAAATCGCCAAGAACCTCGAGCCATCGGCCCGTGGGGAATACGAAATCACCGACATCAACAAGATTTACCTAGAGCGCGGAAAACTTCAGGTGGGTATTCTCGACCGCGGAACAGCATGGCTCGATACGGGAACCTTCCCGAGCTTGATGCAAGCCGGCCAGTTCGTTCAAGTGATCGAAGAACGCCAAGGCCTCAAAGTCGGCTGTATCGAAGAAATTGCTTGGCGCAATGGCTTCATTGACGACGCCCAGCTCAAAGAGATCGCACAGCCCTTGATGAAAAGCGGCTACGGACAGTACCTCATTCAGTTGTTAAACCGCGATTTCTGA
- a CDS encoding polyprenyl synthetase family protein: protein MHERVVALQSYFAENLQKNAVTGDPRELYEPMSYILSLGGKRLRPVMVLLGSELFEGSADEALPAALAVEWFHNFSLLHDDIMDEAPLRRGQATVHEKWNANIAILSGDAMLVKCYDFLLGLRPDVQASVMALFNRTAIEVCEGQQLDMNFESRTDVTVDEYLHMIEYKTSVLLAAALEMGALIAGASAEDAEHLYQFGRNIGIAFQLQDDFLDVYGDQAKVGKQVAGDILCDKKTYLWLTAEAQASEEQRALLHSYIGVNDRDEEKISAVRGLYDTLEIPAQVRAKMDEFYELGMKHLEEVRVPSSRKAPLIGLAESLMQREH, encoded by the coding sequence ATGCACGAACGCGTCGTTGCCCTCCAGTCCTACTTTGCTGAAAACCTTCAAAAAAACGCCGTGACGGGCGACCCTCGTGAGCTGTACGAGCCCATGAGCTACATCCTGTCCTTAGGCGGCAAACGCCTTCGCCCGGTGATGGTCTTGCTCGGAAGCGAACTCTTTGAAGGCTCGGCTGACGAGGCCCTTCCCGCCGCATTGGCCGTAGAATGGTTCCACAACTTCAGTCTCTTGCACGACGACATCATGGACGAGGCGCCTTTGCGGCGCGGCCAGGCCACAGTTCACGAAAAGTGGAACGCCAATATTGCCATCTTGAGCGGCGATGCCATGCTCGTGAAGTGTTATGATTTTCTTTTGGGCCTACGGCCCGATGTCCAAGCGAGCGTCATGGCCCTTTTCAACCGCACGGCTATCGAAGTCTGCGAAGGACAGCAGCTGGACATGAATTTTGAATCGCGGACCGATGTCACGGTGGACGAGTACCTCCACATGATCGAATACAAGACCTCGGTATTGCTCGCGGCCGCTTTAGAAATGGGAGCACTGATTGCGGGTGCTTCCGCGGAGGATGCTGAGCACCTCTACCAATTTGGTCGCAACATCGGCATTGCCTTTCAACTTCAAGACGACTTTTTGGACGTCTATGGCGATCAGGCAAAAGTGGGCAAGCAAGTGGCCGGAGACATCCTCTGCGACAAAAAAACCTACCTCTGGCTCACGGCTGAAGCCCAAGCCAGCGAGGAGCAACGCGCTCTATTGCACTCCTACATTGGGGTGAATGATCGGGATGAGGAAAAAATCTCAGCCGTTCGGGGCCTTTACGACACCCTGGAGATTCCTGCTCAAGTTCGTGCGAAAATGGATGAGTTTTACGAACTTGGTATGAAACACCTCGAGGAGGTCCGTGTACCATCGAGCCGTAAGGCTCCGCTTATTGGGCTCGCGGAAAGCCTCATGCAACGCGAACACTAA